A genomic window from Candidatus Pelagisphaera phototrophica includes:
- a CDS encoding SDR family oxidoreductase, whose product MQSQWNNEDAAKVENDLLSLRAYATATFSKSVTGVPLWGTVKTTSRDVFGEDRTHLFIPQVGKYIGLDKERLVKLGQLDCLPSQELPLQLSLCGELQPSQAPTADTLLHAAIPSRFVDQTCSSATLALANHTNVKSLTAEIFGNRVAVSPSKKSRAEQVKAILALLDSSELEGILVPNLGLLTFSDEANECHERTVTLNAAAEAYFETTSTATEPKEATATQTMEIATLRQFVSNKKGHALIAVHDESASSRSLAGSETAQSLGAVTDGNHEGSLSSDAPVHTILWPNKGIFGFGQDKREARKVAQFATQIGEAKLLANATGGWVETTIAGPEACSSHEGLLQGKIALVSGSAAGIGLATATTLTEAGACVIGADINPEINSIMEGIGALGITVDLTQEAQVEALIERIIREFGGLDIVVSNAGIFTAGAYLEDMEQNNWERSMAVNLTSHQVLLKHAIPFVKKGIDPTIIFIGSRNVNAPGAGAASYSCAKAALTQLCRVAALELAPEGVRVNIIHPDAVFDTKLWTKEALERSAERYGITVEQYKKRNLMKTEITSRSVGNTVVALASDAFAKTTGAQIPVDGGNDRII is encoded by the coding sequence ATGCAAAGCCAGTGGAACAACGAGGATGCCGCCAAAGTTGAAAACGATCTTCTTTCGCTCCGAGCCTACGCCACCGCTACCTTTTCCAAATCGGTTACCGGGGTGCCTCTCTGGGGAACGGTTAAGACGACGTCGCGTGATGTTTTTGGAGAAGACCGTACCCATCTCTTTATACCACAAGTTGGGAAATACATCGGCCTCGATAAGGAACGGCTCGTGAAACTGGGACAGCTGGATTGCTTGCCTAGCCAAGAATTGCCACTTCAGCTCTCTCTTTGCGGAGAACTCCAGCCAAGCCAAGCCCCCACCGCCGACACGCTTCTCCATGCCGCAATCCCTTCTCGCTTCGTCGACCAAACCTGCTCCTCCGCCACTTTGGCTTTAGCAAATCATACAAACGTGAAATCTCTCACAGCGGAGATTTTCGGCAATCGAGTCGCCGTCTCCCCTTCCAAGAAAAGCCGAGCGGAACAGGTAAAAGCGATTCTGGCCCTTCTCGACAGCTCCGAGCTAGAAGGGATTCTTGTGCCAAATCTGGGACTTCTCACGTTCAGCGACGAAGCGAACGAATGCCACGAGCGAACAGTGACTTTAAATGCCGCTGCCGAGGCTTATTTCGAAACCACGAGCACTGCGACTGAACCTAAAGAGGCCACTGCGACCCAGACCATGGAAATCGCCACGTTGCGCCAATTCGTATCCAACAAAAAGGGACACGCGTTAATTGCGGTTCACGACGAATCTGCTTCCTCTCGATCGCTTGCGGGTAGTGAAACCGCACAATCGCTCGGAGCAGTGACCGACGGTAATCATGAAGGGTCTCTCTCCTCGGACGCACCTGTCCACACCATCCTCTGGCCCAACAAAGGCATATTTGGTTTCGGACAAGACAAGCGCGAAGCCAGAAAAGTCGCTCAATTTGCGACTCAAATCGGCGAAGCAAAACTTCTTGCGAACGCAACTGGGGGCTGGGTGGAAACTACCATTGCTGGTCCCGAAGCTTGCTCTTCTCACGAAGGGCTCCTCCAAGGGAAAATTGCCCTCGTATCCGGTTCAGCAGCGGGGATCGGTTTGGCGACTGCAACCACGCTAACAGAAGCGGGAGCCTGCGTCATTGGGGCAGATATCAATCCGGAGATCAATTCGATCATGGAGGGAATTGGGGCGCTTGGCATCACGGTCGACCTCACACAGGAAGCCCAGGTCGAAGCTCTCATTGAACGAATCATCCGCGAGTTTGGGGGACTCGACATCGTCGTATCCAACGCGGGGATTTTCACTGCGGGAGCCTACCTGGAAGATATGGAACAGAATAACTGGGAGCGAAGCATGGCGGTCAACCTCACTAGTCACCAAGTGCTACTCAAACATGCCATACCATTCGTTAAGAAAGGGATCGACCCAACCATCATCTTCATTGGTTCCCGAAACGTCAACGCTCCTGGAGCCGGCGCCGCCAGCTACTCCTGCGCAAAAGCGGCCTTGACCCAGCTCTGCCGCGTGGCCGCGCTGGAACTGGCTCCTGAAGGAGTGAGGGTAAACATCATTCACCCGGATGCCGTTTTCGATACCAAGCTCTGGACCAAGGAAGCCCTCGAACGTTCTGCCGAACGCTATGGAATTACGGTGGAACAGTACAAAAAGCGCAACCTCATGAAAACGGAAATCACCTCACGAAGCGTTGGCAACACCGTCGTCGCCCTCGCCTCAGACGCCTTTGCTAAAACCACCGGAGCTCAAATCCCAGTCGACGGTGGGAACGACCGGATCATTTAA
- a CDS encoding dihydroxyacetone kinase subunit DhaK: MKKLLNDPNQAAAELIDGLVDYYNGSVTKVGPGAIALTEIASDKVALLVGGGTGHEPIYHGLIGPGMADGAACGDIFAAPPPNVILDATRAVNKGQGVLFLYGNYAGDVMNFKIAAQLAAAEGIRVETVLIWDDVASAPPSDKEGRRGIAGLIPIVKLAGAAADKAKDLDELVSLVTLARDNTRSVGVALSPGSIPATGMPTFELDEDSIGIGMGIHGEQGVGVEKMMTADALADKLVDLILADDLPIGSGDEVLVLINSLGSTTMMECLIVLKRVKAILTEKDIKIYDVLLGPLVTCQEMAGLSISFTKLDDTLKPLWDTPCSSLGYTKL; the protein is encoded by the coding sequence ATGAAAAAATTACTCAACGATCCCAATCAAGCCGCAGCGGAACTCATCGATGGCCTCGTCGATTACTACAACGGTAGCGTAACCAAAGTAGGTCCTGGCGCGATTGCCCTTACCGAAATCGCATCTGACAAAGTCGCCCTCCTTGTCGGAGGCGGCACCGGACACGAACCGATCTACCACGGCCTTATCGGACCTGGCATGGCTGATGGAGCCGCATGTGGGGACATCTTTGCCGCTCCTCCTCCCAATGTCATCCTTGACGCTACGAGAGCTGTAAACAAAGGCCAAGGGGTCCTTTTCCTCTACGGCAACTACGCGGGTGATGTCATGAACTTCAAGATCGCCGCTCAGCTCGCTGCCGCGGAAGGAATTCGGGTTGAAACTGTTTTGATTTGGGACGATGTCGCGTCTGCTCCTCCCAGCGACAAAGAAGGCCGGCGCGGTATCGCCGGACTCATTCCGATCGTAAAGCTCGCGGGAGCTGCGGCCGACAAAGCCAAGGATCTCGACGAACTGGTCAGTCTTGTAACACTAGCCCGCGACAACACGCGCTCCGTCGGTGTCGCCCTTTCGCCTGGCTCAATCCCCGCAACGGGAATGCCCACTTTTGAACTCGATGAAGATTCTATCGGCATCGGTATGGGTATCCACGGCGAGCAAGGAGTCGGGGTGGAAAAGATGATGACCGCGGACGCCTTGGCCGACAAGCTAGTCGATCTCATCTTGGCCGACGATCTTCCCATCGGATCGGGAGACGAAGTACTCGTTCTCATTAACAGCCTAGGCTCCACCACTATGATGGAATGCCTCATTGTCTTGAAACGGGTCAAAGCCATCCTAACCGAAAAAGATATTAAGATTTACGACGTCCTTCTGGGACCACTGGTGACTTGCCAGGAAATGGCCGGACTCTCCATCAGCTTCACCAAGCTCGACGACACGCTAAAACCTCTTTGGGATACGCCGTGTTCATCCCTCGGATACACAAAGCTCTAA
- a CDS encoding AraC family transcriptional regulator: protein MKKQSRGNDSLSQFIIDNGIVNTGQLLFDCIPGLLFFVKDANRHFVYVNQELADFMGLKNKSEIVGRPDSDFFADDIEKSYAADDKRVIEEGYIVKNKVELITTSQRLIQWHITNKVPLINRQGKVCGLAGVTRKFEGNTNALHRSALDRSIQYIASNYAQEIKLKDLAKECGLSLSAFERHFKKSFHLTPIQYLNRYRIQQSCAALSQTDAPISAIAMDCGFYDQSHFTRSFLSVLHTTPAAYRKRYT, encoded by the coding sequence CCAGTTCATTATAGACAACGGGATCGTGAATACCGGGCAATTGCTATTCGACTGCATTCCCGGGCTCCTATTCTTTGTCAAAGACGCCAATCGGCATTTTGTCTACGTAAACCAGGAGCTGGCTGATTTTATGGGGCTGAAGAACAAGAGCGAAATCGTGGGAAGACCCGATTCCGATTTCTTCGCGGACGATATCGAGAAAAGCTACGCCGCGGATGACAAACGGGTGATCGAAGAGGGGTACATCGTTAAAAACAAGGTGGAACTCATCACAACGTCACAACGCCTCATCCAATGGCACATCACCAACAAAGTTCCTCTGATCAATCGTCAGGGAAAGGTCTGCGGATTGGCGGGCGTAACCAGGAAATTTGAAGGAAACACCAACGCGCTCCACCGATCCGCCCTCGATCGATCCATACAATACATTGCGTCGAACTATGCTCAGGAAATCAAGCTGAAGGATCTCGCTAAAGAGTGTGGCCTCTCTCTCAGCGCCTTTGAGCGGCACTTCAAGAAGAGCTTTCACCTTACTCCTATCCAATACCTGAATCGCTACCGTATACAGCAGTCTTGCGCAGCCCTAAGCCAAACCGACGCGCCGATTTCGGCAATCGCCATGGACTGCGGCTTTTACGATCAAAGCCACTTTACCCGGTCTTTCCTTAGCGTTTTGCACACGACCCCAGCGGCCTATCGCAAACGGTATACCTAA
- a CDS encoding sulfatase family protein — MNYRSVLIVLTVVLFFTRSGGQQTQKSQAQPNIVFIMADDMGYGDIQELNPESRIPTPHLNQLAREGMTFTDAHSPSSVCTPTRYGVMTGRYCWRSELKRGVLNGYGAPLIETNRETVASALRREGYTTGVVGKWHLGLGFQKTNGEWDWSKKLDYSPIDIGFDYSYVIPASLDFPPYIYIEGHEITGQPDREQPARKFPAFLRKGELGSDFSIIDCLDQLAIKASDYIVERSKEDEPFFLYFPLTAPHKPALPHPRFVGKSGLGPYGDFVMQVDETVGKILGTIDELGISDDTLVIYTSDNGSYMYRYQDSEKPDHVSDESVQGYFEGHHTANGVRRGTKADIWEAGHRVPFLVRWPRKVKPGSASGRTITHTDFFATAVSVAGGRIPDAKVAAQDSFDFSPLFLGKDKGWKRAPVIHHSGGAMFAIRHGDWKLILGNGSGGREKPSGKRFDRPWQLYNLKEDLIEQTDLYRENSEIAQTLERRALEIMSNGRSR; from the coding sequence ATGAATTATAGATCCGTGCTCATTGTTCTCACCGTTGTTCTCTTCTTCACTAGATCCGGGGGGCAGCAAACTCAGAAGTCTCAGGCTCAGCCGAACATAGTCTTCATTATGGCCGATGATATGGGCTATGGTGATATTCAGGAATTAAATCCAGAGTCTAGAATTCCGACCCCTCACTTGAATCAATTGGCCCGCGAAGGAATGACTTTTACGGATGCCCACTCCCCATCGTCGGTTTGCACTCCAACCCGATACGGAGTCATGACTGGTCGCTACTGTTGGAGGAGCGAACTAAAACGAGGGGTCCTCAACGGTTATGGAGCTCCGCTTATTGAAACCAATCGTGAAACGGTTGCATCTGCTCTCCGTAGGGAAGGCTACACTACGGGTGTGGTGGGAAAATGGCACCTTGGTTTGGGATTCCAAAAGACGAATGGCGAATGGGACTGGTCGAAGAAATTGGATTATTCACCGATAGACATAGGATTTGACTACTCGTATGTGATTCCTGCGTCGCTAGATTTTCCACCCTATATTTACATTGAAGGGCATGAGATCACAGGTCAGCCGGATAGAGAGCAACCCGCCAGGAAGTTTCCCGCCTTTTTAAGAAAAGGAGAACTGGGTTCGGATTTTTCGATTATCGACTGCTTAGATCAACTGGCTATCAAAGCATCTGATTACATCGTTGAACGTTCAAAAGAAGACGAGCCCTTCTTTTTGTATTTTCCCTTAACGGCTCCTCACAAGCCAGCGCTGCCACACCCTCGATTCGTAGGTAAAAGCGGTTTGGGGCCTTATGGTGATTTTGTCATGCAAGTGGATGAGACTGTGGGCAAGATTTTGGGTACCATAGACGAATTAGGGATATCGGACGACACTCTAGTGATCTACACCAGCGATAACGGATCTTACATGTACCGCTATCAAGATAGTGAGAAGCCAGACCACGTGAGCGATGAATCGGTGCAAGGTTATTTTGAAGGGCACCACACGGCGAATGGAGTACGTCGCGGAACAAAGGCTGACATTTGGGAAGCGGGGCATCGTGTTCCTTTTCTCGTACGCTGGCCTCGTAAAGTGAAACCGGGCAGCGCCTCGGGAAGGACGATTACGCATACTGACTTTTTCGCAACTGCTGTATCGGTTGCCGGAGGACGTATTCCGGATGCAAAAGTGGCTGCTCAAGATAGCTTTGATTTTTCTCCATTGTTTCTGGGTAAAGATAAAGGCTGGAAGCGAGCCCCAGTTATTCACCATTCGGGTGGGGCCATGTTCGCAATCCGCCACGGCGATTGGAAGCTGATTCTAGGAAACGGTTCAGGAGGACGAGAAAAGCCTTCTGGAAAACGATTTGATAGGCCCTGGCAACTCTACAACCTGAAGGAGGACTTGATAGAGCAGACTGACCTCTATCGGGAAAATTCAGAAATTGCCCAAACCTTAGAACGAAGGGCGCTCGAAATCATGAGCAACGGTAGGAGCCGTTAG
- the lsrF gene encoding 3-hydroxy-5-phosphonooxypentane-2,4-dione thiolase: MADLDDIRDGDNFGLNTPADTNSFYLKGMNSTDWGIKNRMSRIFNRRSGRTVMLAFDHGFLMGPTSGLERIDLNIAPLAEHADCLMGTRGMIRSCIPADNTKPICLRTDTGTTILTDMNHNVLLDEAEAISMNATAMAAMIAVGDAATEASTIANISRLVDIGNKYSIPVMGVTAVGKDMVRDSRYFSLAARVCAENGASIVKTYYTEGFENVVAATPVPVVIAGGKKLPEIEALELAYNAIQCGAAGVDMGRNVFQSEAPLAMIKAVAGVVHDGLKPAEGLELFNDLKNA; encoded by the coding sequence ATGGCAGATCTAGACGACATCAGAGACGGCGACAATTTCGGGCTTAATACACCCGCTGATACCAACTCCTTTTACCTAAAAGGAATGAACAGCACTGACTGGGGTATAAAGAATCGCATGTCGCGCATTTTCAACCGTAGATCAGGGCGCACTGTTATGCTCGCGTTTGACCACGGCTTCCTAATGGGGCCCACTTCAGGGCTCGAGCGTATCGATCTCAATATCGCTCCTCTCGCCGAGCACGCAGACTGTCTTATGGGAACTCGTGGAATGATCCGCTCTTGTATCCCAGCTGACAATACGAAACCGATCTGTCTTCGTACCGACACCGGAACGACTATTCTCACTGATATGAACCATAATGTCCTCCTCGATGAGGCGGAAGCAATCAGCATGAATGCAACGGCCATGGCAGCGATGATAGCCGTCGGAGATGCTGCTACGGAAGCCTCGACGATCGCCAACATCAGTCGTCTCGTCGATATAGGGAACAAGTACAGCATTCCCGTTATGGGAGTAACAGCAGTGGGCAAGGACATGGTTCGGGATTCTCGCTACTTCAGCCTCGCTGCTCGAGTTTGCGCTGAGAATGGTGCCAGCATCGTCAAGACCTACTACACGGAAGGATTCGAAAATGTGGTCGCCGCTACTCCGGTTCCTGTTGTGATCGCTGGTGGAAAGAAGCTTCCGGAAATCGAAGCTCTAGAGCTTGCATACAACGCTATCCAATGCGGGGCTGCTGGCGTCGACATGGGCCGCAACGTCTTCCAGTCCGAAGCCCCTCTTGCTATGATCAAAGCGGTTGCGGGAGTGGTTCACGACGGACTAAAACCTGCGGAGGGGTTGGAGCTCTTCAACGACCTTAAGAACGCATAG
- the dhaL gene encoding dihydroxyacetone kinase subunit DhaL yields MTDRTLSPNEVKEMILLICDKIIASEAELSEADRKLGDGDHGLGMQRGFTAAKAQIEALDPKSVGEVFSTTGMALMASMGGASGAVMGMLYQSGGTALNECEALDPPGLSRFLDAARDGVCNLGGAKPGDKTMVDALAGAQEAGQATVDKSLSEAFAAIAAGATDGMEKTKAMIATMGRAKTLGEKSIGHPDPGALSVSIMFNTMNEYVN; encoded by the coding sequence ATGACCGACCGCACCTTAAGCCCCAACGAAGTTAAAGAAATGATCCTTTTGATTTGCGATAAAATCATCGCAAGTGAGGCCGAGCTCTCCGAAGCCGACCGCAAGCTAGGTGACGGTGACCATGGCCTGGGAATGCAACGTGGGTTCACAGCCGCCAAGGCACAGATCGAGGCGCTCGATCCGAAATCAGTAGGCGAAGTGTTCTCCACCACCGGCATGGCCCTGATGGCTTCAATGGGTGGGGCCTCGGGAGCTGTCATGGGGATGCTCTACCAAAGTGGTGGCACGGCTCTCAACGAATGCGAAGCCCTTGACCCTCCGGGGCTCTCTAGGTTTCTCGATGCGGCCCGAGATGGAGTCTGCAATCTGGGAGGAGCCAAGCCAGGCGACAAAACCATGGTCGACGCACTTGCCGGAGCTCAGGAAGCGGGTCAGGCTACCGTAGACAAATCGCTTTCCGAAGCATTCGCCGCGATCGCAGCCGGAGCTACCGACGGCATGGAGAAAACCAAGGCCATGATCGCCACAATGGGACGTGCCAAAACGCTTGGTGAAAAATCAATCGGACATCCCGATCCTGGTGCCTTATCCGTATCCATAATGTTCAACACAATGAACGAATACGTAAATTAG
- a CDS encoding sulfatase family protein, with protein MRLSRRSIIVLISFACVYYSNTLTAQIERPPNIVLIFIDDMGYADIGPFGARDYPTPNLDRMATEGRRFTDFMVSAPVCSASRAALMTGTFHIRLGVNGAYSPKAKDGLNPSEVTIAELCKQKGYATAIYGKWHLGHHPKFLPTSQGFDEYHGIPYSNDMWPWHPRYEGLAADDPKRREVYPDLPLVENDRVVDANVTGEDQKYLTRWASERAVDFIERKHNQPFFLYLPYSMVHVPLFASDAFLGKSGAGLFGDVVMELDHGIGTVIAALRENDLEDNTLVIFTSDNGPWVGYGDHAGSAEPYRESKQTSFDGGVRVPTLFWWPGRIPANTNCDELASTIDVLPTVARLIGVDLPQHKIDGKDISGLVFAEKGARSPHEFFPHYHHGELQAIRNDRWKLVFPHSYRSLNGRPGGTSGLPVKYDSNMAELALYDRANDPGEELNVIDQYPEVYAELLKAAKIFRKELGDKLTKTTGTGIRSVGKLGPNDKQLTW; from the coding sequence AGATTATCTAGACGATCTATTATCGTACTTATTAGTTTTGCGTGTGTTTACTACTCTAATACGCTAACTGCCCAGATCGAGAGGCCCCCGAATATTGTGCTTATCTTTATCGATGATATGGGCTATGCGGATATTGGACCGTTCGGCGCCCGTGACTACCCCACGCCAAATCTGGATCGAATGGCCACCGAAGGTCGACGTTTTACGGATTTCATGGTTAGCGCACCTGTGTGTTCTGCGTCCCGGGCAGCGTTGATGACAGGAACGTTCCATATTCGTCTAGGGGTTAACGGCGCCTATAGCCCGAAAGCAAAAGATGGATTGAATCCTAGTGAAGTGACGATTGCGGAATTGTGTAAGCAGAAAGGATACGCGACTGCTATCTACGGGAAATGGCATTTGGGACATCATCCAAAGTTCCTACCCACTAGCCAGGGTTTCGATGAGTACCATGGGATACCGTATTCGAATGACATGTGGCCTTGGCATCCGCGATATGAGGGCCTCGCAGCTGACGATCCCAAACGCCGTGAAGTGTATCCGGATTTGCCATTGGTGGAAAACGATCGTGTTGTTGACGCCAACGTAACTGGAGAAGATCAGAAGTATCTCACCCGGTGGGCTTCGGAGAGGGCCGTCGATTTTATCGAACGCAAACACAATCAGCCATTCTTCCTCTATCTCCCTTACTCGATGGTGCATGTGCCCCTTTTTGCCAGTGACGCGTTTCTAGGAAAAAGCGGTGCGGGATTGTTTGGCGATGTCGTTATGGAATTGGATCATGGAATCGGAACCGTGATCGCCGCCCTGAGAGAGAATGATCTAGAGGATAATACACTAGTGATTTTCACGAGTGACAACGGCCCGTGGGTGGGTTATGGAGATCATGCCGGATCAGCGGAACCTTACCGTGAATCGAAGCAGACTTCCTTTGATGGAGGAGTTCGTGTTCCAACGCTCTTTTGGTGGCCAGGTAGGATTCCAGCGAATACGAATTGCGATGAACTGGCTTCTACGATCGATGTACTACCGACAGTTGCCCGACTTATCGGGGTGGATTTGCCGCAGCATAAAATTGACGGCAAGGATATCAGCGGCCTTGTTTTCGCAGAGAAGGGTGCTCGCTCTCCCCATGAGTTTTTCCCGCATTACCATCACGGGGAGCTTCAAGCGATACGAAATGATCGATGGAAACTGGTGTTCCCGCATAGTTATCGATCCTTGAATGGTCGCCCTGGTGGAACCAGTGGATTGCCGGTGAAATACGATTCGAATATGGCAGAGCTAGCATTGTATGACCGAGCGAATGATCCTGGCGAAGAGCTTAACGTAATCGATCAGTATCCAGAAGTGTACGCTGAGCTTTTAAAAGCCGCAAAAATATTTCGAAAGGAATTGGGCGATAAGCTGACAAAGACGACGGGAACGGGGATCCGATCGGTAGGGAAATTGGGCCCTAACGATAAACAGCTGACTTGGTAA